From Apium graveolens cultivar Ventura chromosome 9, ASM990537v1, whole genome shotgun sequence, the proteins below share one genomic window:
- the LOC141685632 gene encoding uncharacterized protein LOC141685632 has translation MAIKAQALAEFVMECTFPELNQPLPQEISPERTNSGMDSWKLYVDGSSTAERSGAGLILISPEGFTIQQAITFAFKATNNQAEYEALIAGLKLAKSLGISRMPIQSDSQIVVKKTTGEYIAKDPTLAQYQAMVRSILEATPDITILQINREENSTVDELSKLVQNSSDLVSSVYFEELKVPSTERAEVLGSAIQKNLFRTYLKCVDPEEANYCLREVHEGICGDHLAAKALAYKIIRQGYYWPTIHSDSVAYVQKCPQCQKFSNVPRQSPSLPVSVLSLIPFAVWGIDIMGPFPRAKGDLRYVLVAIDYMTKWAEAKTMRTINQQDCIKFMDAIVMRFGIPVVLISDNGPQFAGSEFEAYLKELGIKHKRASVAHP, from the exons ATGGCAATAAAGGCTCAGGCCTTAGCCGAATTTGTGATGGAATGCACCTTCCCGGAACTTAATCAACCTTTACCCCAAGAGATATCCCCGGAGAGAACCAACTCGGGGATGGATTCCTGGAAGCTCTATGTCGACGGATCATCCACGGCCGAAAGGTCCGGAGCGGGCCTCATCCTTATTAGCCCGGAGGGCTTTACCATTCAACAAGCAATAACTTTCGCTTTCAAGGCAACGAATAATCAGGCTGAATATGAAGCACTCATTGCCGGGCTCAAGTTGGCAAAATCTCTTGGCATCTCAAGAATGCCCATCCAAAGTGATTCTCAGATCGTGGTCAAGAAAACCACCGGAGAATATATCGCGAAAGATCCAACACTGGCACAGTACCAGGCAATGGTACGGAGCATCTTGGAAGCCACTCCCGACATCACCATACTTCAGATCAACAGAGAAGAGAACTCCACAGTGGATGAGCTGTCTAAGCTCGTGCAGAATTCCTCCGACCTCGTTAGTTCAGTATACTTCGAAGAACTTAAAGTACCCAGCACAGAGCGAGCTGAGGTCCT AGGGTCAGCTATACAGAAGAACCTTTTCCGCACCTACTTGAAATGTGTAGACCCTGAGGAGGCCAATTATTGCCTCCGGGAGGTTCATGAAGGCATCTGCGGAGACCACCTGGCAGCCAAAGCTCTAGCTTACAAAATCATCAGGCAAGGGTACTACTGGCCCACGATACACTCCGACTCCGTCGCTTACGTCCAGAAGTGCCCCCAGTGCCAGAAATTCAGCAATGTTCCCAGACAAAGCCCGAGCCTGCCAGTATCAGTGTTATCTCTTATCCCGTTCGCTGTATGGGGCATAGATATCATGGGCCCTTTCCCCCGAGCAAAAGGCGACCTCCGCTACGTCCTGGTAGCCATTGATTACATGACAAAGTGGGCAGAAGCTAAAACCATGAGGACAATCAACCAACAGGATTGTATCAAGTTCATGGACGCGATCGtcatgaggttcgggatccctGTAGTCCTCATCTCTGACAATGGCCCACAGTTCGCCGGGTCTGAATTTGAAGCATATCTGAAAGAGCTCGGAATCAAACACAAAAGAGCGTCGGTTGCACACCCTTAG
- the LOC141683591 gene encoding oxygen-evolving enhancer protein 1, chloroplastic translates to MAASLHAAATFMQHTKVGSIQTRPSLQLKSSPSLCKAFGIESSGSRVTCSLQSDLKDLAHKCADVAKVAGFALATSALVVSGASAEGVPKRLTYDEIQSKTYMEVKGTGTANQCPTIEGGSESFAFKSGKYNAKKFCLEPTSFTVKAESVGKNAPPEFQKTKLMTRLTYTLDEIEGPFEVASDGSVKFEEKDGIDYAAVTVQLPGGERVPFLFTIKQLVASGKPDSFSGDFLVPSYRGSSFLDPKGRGGSTGYDNAVALPAGGRGDEEELAKENTKNTASSTGKITFSVTNSKPETGEVIGVFESIQPSDTDLGAKVPKDVKIQGVWYAQLD, encoded by the exons ATGGCAGCATCCCTGCATGCAGCTGCAACTTTCATGCAACACACTAAGGTGGGGAGTATCCAAACTCGACCCTCTCTACAACTGAAGAGTTCTCCAAGCCTTTGCAAGGCTTTTGGCATTGAGTCGAGCGGATCTAGGGTGACTTGCTCCCTTCAATCCGATCTTAAGGACTTGGCTCACAAGTGTGCTGATGTCGCCAAAGTTGCTGGCTTTGCTCTTGCTACTTCTGCTCTTGTAGTTTCG GGTGCAAGTGCTGAAGGTGTTCCAAAGAGGCTGACTTATGATGAAATTCAGAGCAAGACATACATGGAAGTAAAGGGAACAGGAACTGCTAATCAGTGCCCAACAATTGAAGGTGGATCAGAAAGCTTTGCATTCAAGTCTGGAAAATACAATGCCAAGAAGTTCTGTTTGGAACCTACATCATTCACTGTTAAGGCCGAGAGTGTGGGTAAGAATGCCCCTCCTGAATTCCAAAAGACCAAACTCATGACCCGCTTGACCTATACTCTTGATGAGATCGAGGGGCCCTTCGAGGTAGCCTCAGATGGCAGCGTTAAATTTGAGGAGAAAGATGGTATTGATTATGCTGCTGTTACCGTTCAGCTTCCTGGTGGGGAGCGCGTGCCCTTCCTTTTCACAATCAAGCAGCTAGTAGCATCTGGAAAACCAGATAGCTTTTCGGGAGATTTTCTTGTGCCATCATACAGGGGTTCATCCTTCCTTGACCCAAAGGGTAGAGGTGGTTCCACTGGTTATGATAATGCGGTTGCATTGCCTGCTGGAGGCAGAGGAGATGAAGAGGAGCTTGCTAAGGAGAACACAAAGAACACGGCATCTTCAACTGGGAAGATTACATTTAGTGTTACAAATAGCAAGCCCGAGACAGGCGAGGTGATTGGAGTGTTTGAGAGTATTCAGCCATCCGATACTGATTTGGGAGCTAAGGTTCCTAAGGATGTGAAAATCCAAGGGGTCTGGTATGCTCAACTTGATTAG
- the LOC141685631 gene encoding STS14 protein-like — protein MARLLATLIIVAFAISLGSSQGSLPSSTTTPTLQLKAIAQEYLDGHNSARAEVGVQPLKWSATVENTADLVVQDQRKKGCEFANSSGGNYGANQYWRSGALVSPREAVLAWVAEKRNYNYANNSCLDNKCGLYTQVVWKKSQELGCAQALCANSSLTICFYNPPGNIVGEKPY, from the coding sequence ATGGCAAGACTCTTGGCTACTCTCATAATTGTAGCTTTTGCTATATCCCTTGGTTCATCGCAAGGCTCCCTGCCCTCATCCACTACGACTCCGACACTGCAGCTCAAAGCTATTGCACAGGAATACCTTGACGGACATAACAGTGCAAGGGCTGAGGTGGGCGTTCAACCTCTCAAGTGGAGCGCAACAGTAGAAAATACCGCAGACCTTGTTGTTCAAGACCAAAGAAAGAAAGGTTGCGAGTTTGCAAATTCGAGTGGCGGGAATTATGGGGCAAATCAATATTGGAGAAGTGGAGCACTGGTGTCGCCACGAGAAGCCGTTCTAGCATGGGTAGCTGAGAAGAGGAACTATAACTATGCAAACAATTCTTGCTTAGATAACAAGTGTGGCCTCTACACTCAGGTTGTCTGGAAGAAGTCCCAAGAATTGGGGTGTGCCCAAGCTTTATGTGCAAATTCTTCTTTAACCATTTGTTTCTATAATCCCCCTGGAAATATTGTTGGAGAGAAACCTTACTAA